From the Panthera leo isolate Ple1 chromosome C1, P.leo_Ple1_pat1.1, whole genome shotgun sequence genome, one window contains:
- the CCL20 gene encoding C-C motif chemokine 20 isoform X2 — MMDSGKNLLLAALMSVLLLHLCSKSEASSFDCCLRYTERILHPRFIVGFTQQLSNEACDINAIIFYTKKKFAVCADPKKNWVKQAVHILSQRVKKM, encoded by the exons ATGATGGACAGTGGCAAGAATTTGCTCTTGGCTGCTTTGATGTCAGTGCTGCTACTCCACCTGTGCAGCAAGTCAGAAG CAAGCAGCTTTGACTGCTGCCTTCGGTATACAGAACGCATCCTTCATCCCAGATTTATCGTGGGCTTCACGCAGCAGCTGTCCAACGAAGCTTGTGATATCAATGCAATCAT cttttacacaaagaaaaaattcgCCGTGTGCGCAGATCCAAAGAAGAACTGGGTGAAACAGGCTGTGCATATCCTCAG CCAAAGAGTCAAGAAGATGTAA
- the CCL20 gene encoding C-C motif chemokine 20 isoform X1 translates to MMDSGKNLLLAALMSVLLLHLCSKSEAASSFDCCLRYTERILHPRFIVGFTQQLSNEACDINAIIFYTKKKFAVCADPKKNWVKQAVHILSQRVKKM, encoded by the exons ATGATGGACAGTGGCAAGAATTTGCTCTTGGCTGCTTTGATGTCAGTGCTGCTACTCCACCTGTGCAGCAAGTCAGAAG CAGCAAGCAGCTTTGACTGCTGCCTTCGGTATACAGAACGCATCCTTCATCCCAGATTTATCGTGGGCTTCACGCAGCAGCTGTCCAACGAAGCTTGTGATATCAATGCAATCAT cttttacacaaagaaaaaattcgCCGTGTGCGCAGATCCAAAGAAGAACTGGGTGAAACAGGCTGTGCATATCCTCAG CCAAAGAGTCAAGAAGATGTAA